Proteins encoded by one window of Fretibacterium sp. OH1220_COT-178:
- a CDS encoding GTP-binding protein, with product MAKEKFERSKTHLNIGTIGHIDHGKTSLTAAITKCLSTQKWADFTAYDMIDKAPEERER from the coding sequence ATGGCGAAGGAGAAGTTCGAGCGGAGCAAGACGCACCTGAACATCGGAACGATCGGTCACATCGACCACGGCAAGACATCGCTGACGGCGGCGATCACGAAGTGTCTTTCGACTCAGAAGTGGGCGGATTTCACGGCGTACGACATGATCGACAAGGCCCCGGAGGAGCGTGAGCG
- a CDS encoding GntR family transcriptional regulator, with product MSDLPENLLHLIKSDLPPTKKCFSFLRKAIMAGYLKKGQHIVERELVELLGISRSPIREAIRQLESERLLAHYPNKGCVVVGLSVRDIREMYELREVLECFLVRRIVAEGDRVGLEALRRRTISEYEVRNKRCSGDDVSFNFHLSLLGLVEHRWLKRFLGQLEDYIDQFHVLSYLRKGREERAFEEHIALLDAMIGGDPDGAERLVREHIEASLKALMAASSLF from the coding sequence TTGAGCGATTTGCCCGAGAACCTGTTGCATTTGATCAAAAGCGACCTTCCCCCGACAAAAAAATGCTTTTCGTTTCTGAGAAAGGCAATCATGGCGGGGTACCTCAAAAAGGGCCAGCATATCGTCGAACGGGAGCTGGTGGAGCTGTTGGGGATCAGCCGCTCTCCCATACGCGAGGCCATACGGCAGCTGGAGAGCGAGAGGCTGCTCGCTCATTACCCCAACAAGGGATGCGTCGTTGTGGGGCTGAGTGTCCGGGATATCCGGGAGATGTACGAGCTGCGGGAAGTGCTGGAATGCTTCCTGGTCCGCAGAATCGTTGCGGAGGGGGACCGCGTCGGTCTCGAGGCGCTTCGTCGAAGGACGATCTCGGAGTACGAGGTTCGGAACAAACGGTGCTCGGGTGACGATGTGTCGTTCAATTTTCATCTGAGCCTGCTGGGCTTGGTGGAGCACCGTTGGCTCAAGCGATTCCTGGGGCAGCTGGAGGACTATATCGATCAATTTCACGTCCTGTCCTACCTGCGCAAGGGGCGGGAGGAAAGGGCCTTCGAAGAGCATATCGCTCTGCTGGATGCGATGATCGGCGGCGATCCCGATGGGGCCGAGCGGCTGGTCCGCGAGCACATCGAAGCATCCCTGAAAGCGCTCATGGCGGCGTCCTCCCTTTTCTGA